In Streptomyces capitiformicae, one genomic interval encodes:
- a CDS encoding transposase has product MTESESAEKTPSRHLPTPESATVTEAAAPMARLIGVADATYGTNVHLRTALSERGVYVLAVRSDASAHPFEAKPVEPARNDAIDC; this is encoded by the coding sequence GTGACCGAGAGCGAAAGCGCCGAGAAGACGCCTTCGCGACACTTACCCACACCCGAGTCCGCCACGGTGACGGAAGCCGCCGCGCCGATGGCGCGATTGATCGGGGTGGCCGACGCCACCTACGGCACCAACGTGCACCTGCGTACCGCACTGTCCGAGCGCGGTGTTTACGTCCTGGCCGTCCGATCGGATGCGAGCGCCCACCCTTTCGAGGCAAAGCCCGTGGAACCGGCCCGCAACGATGCCATCGACTGCTGA